The Festucalex cinctus isolate MCC-2025b chromosome 12, RoL_Fcin_1.0, whole genome shotgun sequence genome segment AATGTTAGGAAAGATTTGTTCAGTTCAATAGTTCTGTGATTAGTGCTGAAACAGTAACATACACAGATTTACTGTACAGTTTTTGTAATCAGAGCATGTAAATAGTCTATTGCTGGCATCAAGTGGAAACCTCcaaatttgtttaattttacaattttttcacaaattttatattattcagtccgcatgtattttttatttttatttttttactattgattgaccaaaaaaagtgttttgtactCCTTTTAACAATGCAATGCCAATGGCTCAACAAACATaaaatttttgtgtttgattcCTGGAAAGTGATGGCTTTGGAGTTGTGGTGATTCCACCCGATGCCAGCAATATATGACTACCTCTGGGCCTGTGTGATAAGCAAGCATAGGTTTGTTGAGTTATTATTTTGGATACTTTGTTATCAGCAGTCAATAACACACTTTTGTTATCAGTCTAGGatgagaattaaaaaatacCTCTGTTATATTTTCAGTTAAATAATGCAAGTTGAAACACTACCTCATATCAGCGTGTATGTGGATCTGTTATATTAAAAGGtacttctgatttttttttttttttttttttttttttaaagcagattGTGCCTTTTTTGTTGAGTCATGCCATTCAGGAATCATACTCTGAgacatgtttatttttctactGTAGTGTGAACATTGgtcatgttttcttttggtgtttttattgTGAAAGGTACAAGTAGCAAATGTATGCAAACTCAGGTCATGATGCTTGCTCTAATAAAAGCTATTCACACAATATGCTTCATTTGCTGAAGATTTAATGGCAAATGCTTTTTAACAAATGCATACATTACGGTGATACTGCATTCAAATACATATGAATGTTTGATCTGTTTTTGATAGGTTGCATGAAAATCCAATTCAGTTACCAAACTGTATTACATGTGCTACAAATTACACCTGGAATCTCTTTGAGAGTTACAAAAATCAAGAAGGTAAAGGGTACTTCCTTAGTGGTATGATGCACAAATTAACAATATCAAAAGAGACATATTTCACTTCGGTATTAATAGATATTCTGTTTGTAAGAGCTACATTTGACATTAAGCATACACACGCGGATAGGTTACTGTATTATAgtgttttattgatatttttttattttcatttttgtagacTGTTCTTTTTATAATGAAACCaaagtcttcattttttttaatggatctaTTACCTGTCAGAAACGATTTCCCCAATAATGAATAGAAAGAATATATAGAAAAGCACTAAGTGGAGATGTGCATTAGTATAAAATTTACCATTGTTTACAGTTGTTACCCTTTACAAGTACAATTTGGAGGCTTACATCCTGTCATTTGATCCAATAGGGCGGATTGCGTTTATACAATCCGAGCTCTGATGTAAGCACGTAAGAACATATAAAGCTCAATGGCTTCCTCTGGAGAGGTGGGTGGATGAAGATTATTTTCTGCCATGGCAAGGCAGCAAATGTCAAACACTATCATCGCAAGGATACAGTCCTCTCTGAAGGCATTCCTCTCTGCAGGTTACTATCTTTTGCTGGGATACCATTTTCAGGTACTCTCTAGCACCAAAAAGTTGGGGTAGGGTATACATCATCACTGGACGACCACCTGGAGACACAGCATTCCTGCTTGGGCGAATTCTGTGAGTGTTCCAGAGCTGAACAACTTCCTGTAGTTCTTTCTAAATAAGTATAAATAAGGAAAGTGATACAAATCGGTTCACATATTTTCTGCAGTACAGTACACATCATGATGCAAACTAGCCAGTAACTTACTTCAAATCTGCTCCATCTCAACATCTGCAATATAGGCTGATGTTTCTAATTACATGATACGGTTAGTTAAACTGTATCATGCAATTAAAAACATCTAAACGCTAACaggaacattttatttaattttcccaATTTTTAAGTAATTTGAATATAGGCTACAGTATATTGCTGATGGTACTGGTCTCTTCCTTTTATGTTTTGAATCCTATAGCCTACACagagtgaaaatgttttcattatttaagcATATAATATGACTACCACACCCAAACTACTCACACTGACATTTTACTACCTTTTACTGCGTTTTCTTAAGCAGGTGCACTATAAGGGGGGAAATAGTAGTTATTTCAGTTCTTACCTCTATTATTTCAAGACATGCGAACTGAATGATACTTTTATCAAGGAAGTCACCAGAAAAAGAATCCGAGTCTTTTAGGTCTTGGAACAGGTTCATCCAAAACTGTGCATGTTGCCTCCTTAAAAAGCTCCACCAGTTCTCTATTCTTTGGTTGTGATTGCTTGATCCATACAGATAGCATCTGTGCGAAAAGTTGTCGACATGGTCGTGCCTCAAGAACATCTGCATTTGTTCAATATAACAGTTCTCAGTGCCGAGGTCCCAACGAATTCGGGCACAAGTTCCTTTCCTTGATGATACCTTATCAATAAAGTATCCAGCGATTATCTTCGGATCACTGTTTGTAGAGTAAGCATTTAGCCATCTCACCATTCGCGAAAACCCATCTATTGCACCATTGATGCAGATTCCGGACGGTTTGAGTTTATCATAAGAGTCTACATGCCACAAAAAGTTTGGGCCAGGATTCTGGTATAAGCGGCGCCGAAGGCAATTCCTGCGTCTCAGTTGCACACCATGCGGATCCAGTATTTTCATCAGTATCCTGATCGTCTCTTGAGTCACGACATAGCCAGCCTGAATGCATTTCAAATGCATCATCTTGTATCCATGGAGCATGCCATATCTATCCAACTGATCCTGGACAAACATTGCTACATCTAGCAGATCTGAATATGTATACTGTATTGCAGTTTGCTCTATACTCTCTGAGggaaaaaccttaaaaaaatattcagaaaaaaagaaaaataattattttataaaacagaaaaaaatgactaagaaaaacagaaaaaaaaaatattcataaaaacggggaaaaaatattttttttaaaaaacaggaaaaaaaattactcagaaaaacagcgaaaaaaaatattcaataaaacaggaaaaaaaattactctaaaaaacaaacctccccaaaaaattagtcagaaaaacagcaggttttttttttttttcaagtgaatgcaatgcgCTTCCGTACCTACGCCATTTAAaccagacaaataaaaaatctattatAATGGGGGACTTTAATATAGACATATCAAAAGGAGGTCAAATAGAAATGGATTTTCAAAACATTCTCTTTTTCTCATCCTTCTATCCGACTATTGATAAATACACACGTATTACTGAGAGAAGTAAATCCATTATTGATAATATTATCACTAATATACAAAACTTTGGATGCAAATCAGGATTAATATATTCTGATATCTCTCTGATATcctattgtgtattttatggACTGGACTAAACAGGTATCTGTTCCATGTACAAAGAGGAAAGTTAAAATTTTAGCTGACAAAACCCTTGCTAAACTAATTCAGCACCTCCGATTTAAAAACTGGGATCCTATTTACTGTTCCGTTAATCCCAATAATGCATTtgattacttaattcaggaaaTTACAGATTCTATTAATAAAATGATTCCAGAAaggataataaaacaaaatggaacaaaaaatCCCTGGATTACAAGAGGTATTCTTAAGTCGATTCAAAGGAAGACCAAACTCTATAATCAATATAGAAAAAATCCCAATTgtataaataaaagtatatatactaATTATAAAAATGAGCTAACTAGCCTAATAAGAATTAGTAAACAAAATTATTTCACGGACCGATTTAAAAAATCTTCTGGTGATCAGAAGGAATCTTGGAAGGTGCTGAATGAGTTACTTGGCCGGAATGCAAGGTCGTCAGTTGCCCCTGACACTGTAATGCAGGGTCAATCAAATAAAGTCACAATGGAACATAATTTACCtaacatttttaataatttttttgccTCTGTCGGAAAAAAACTGTCCGAACAGATTTATCCATCATGTGgcataaattataaatattttcttaaaaataactACCCTAACTCATGTTATTTTAGACCAACTTGTAAAATGGAAGAaattaatattataaataaGATGAAATGTACATACACAGCTGGTACTGATGGCATCTCCAGTAAGATACTCAAAGCTATTGTAAATATAATAGCTGAGCCACTTACACACATAATAAATTTATCTCTTCAGTATGGCATTGTTCCAAAACAAatgaactctttgactgccagccattttcggaaaaggtaacccctatactgccagctgatttacagaattttacagatctttcaagctccacagaaaatgttgtgttaggactatggaaacgcgaaagattaccaaatgaaagattgaagtctcatctttcatctaaaaaaaaaagtttgtttctaccttattcggatcttcagtaatcaacaatagaaaacaccttcgtttcacccaaatcgtctattttcttccaaaatacggagaaatcaagctttttgtgaaacgatgttatttcatgcactctagtgaatttggtactcttttttttttttttttgcatgagtgattctacaaacacctaaacttatataaaacactaccccaacaataaaaaatgttttttgattgcaaaataacagtttatttacatgcaacagtagcaatcagaacaaacaatttggaaaactctttgcaaactatttacacgtgcgcaacagtttttgtcagtctgcttctgcatggactgatttgcgtagaggttggtatgatgaacgatgtgctggagaagttcatccgtgatgaagagctccaggatgtcagctggcaggtgggaattcagctctgctgcagcatcccttggtcctggttttgcagcaaaggggaagatggttggctgccagccgaattcatcaacttcaagccagccagaatctttgggatctgcaaatatacatttcaatatcatatcattttagagcactgtgatgcaatgtgtgtgtgtgtgtgtgcatgtttacctttttttcttcgatgtattggttgatgcacattctgtaaattatagaagacgtttaccgtcaaatattttattagagctgtggagaatcttttttttttttctttttacctttgttctgctcactgtgagaagggtcactttgggccctatgagggggagcttgttgcggtgtattgaaaacgttttttttgttttttttacctttctttgtcgtagaaccagcggtcggac includes the following:
- the LOC144031707 gene encoding uncharacterized protein LOC144031707 encodes the protein MTFHRTMTTTMGPMQDSLGQSSKERQDRAHSNVRPLVLRQRKLPLIGPKVTLLTVSRTKNVHQPIHRRKKDPKDSGWLEVDEFGWQPTIFPFAAKPGPRDAAAELNSHLPADILELFITDELLQHIVHHTNLYANQSMQKQTDKNCCARVNSLQRVFQIVCSDCYCCM